One Buteo buteo chromosome 4, bButBut1.hap1.1, whole genome shotgun sequence DNA segment encodes these proteins:
- the OLFM2 gene encoding noelin-2 — protein sequence MTVPLLKIGAVLSTMAMVTNWMSQTLPSLVGLNGTAVSRAGTSEKITLFQSPDEGWQVYTSAQAPDGKCLCTAVIPVQGTCSRDLRSHQLRQLMEKVQNISQSMEVLDLRTYRDLQYVRNTESLMKGLDSRLKVAAESQKSLNAKSFQELKDKMTELLPLMPVLDQYKSDTRLIVHLKEEVRNLSGSLLAIQEEMGAYDYEELQQRVLMLEARLHACMQKLGCGKLTGVSNPITIRASGSRFGSWMTDTMTPSADSRVWYMDGYYKGRRVLEFRTLNDFVTGQNFVQHLLPHPWAGTGHVVFNGSLYYNKYQSNIAVKYHFRSRSVLVQRSLAGAGYNNTFPYSWGGFSDIDFMVDESGLWAVYTTNQNAGNIVVSRVDPQTLEVLHSWDTGYPKRSAGESFMICGTLYVTNSHLAGAKIYFAYYTNTSSYEYTDIPFHNQYSHISMLDYNPRERVLYTWNNGHQVIYNVTLFHVIKTSGEL from the exons ATGACGGTGCCGCTGCTGAAGATCGGGGCCGTGCTGAGCACCATGGCCATGGTCACCAACTGGATGTCCCAGACTTTACCCTCCCTGGTGGGGCTCAACGGTACCGCCGTGTCCCGGGCCGGCACCTCCGAGAAGATC ACCCTCTTCCAGAGCCCCGACGAGGGCTGGCAGGTTTACACCTCGGCGCAAGCCCCCGATGGCAAATGCCTCTGCACGGCCGTCATCCCCGTCCAGGGCACGTGCTCCCGCGACCTGCGCAGCCACCAGCTCCGTCAGCTCATGGAGAAG GTGCAGAACATCTCCCAGTCGATGGAGGTGCTGGACCTCCGGACCTACCGGGACCTCCAGTACGTGCGCAACACCGAGTCCCTGATGAAGGGCTTGGACTCCAGGCTGAAGGTGGCTGCTGAAAGCCAGAAAAGCCTCAACGCCAAGAGCTTCCAG GAGCTCAAGGACAAGATGACggagctgctgcctctgatGCCCGTCCTGGATCAGTACAAGTCGGACACGAGGCTGATCGTGCACCTGAAGGAGGAGGTGAGGAACCTCTCCGGGAGCTTGCTGGCCATCCAGGAGGAGATGGGTGCCTACGACTACGAGGAGCTTCAGCAGCGGGTGCTGATGCTGGAGGCACGGCTGCACGCCTGCATGCAAAAACTGG GTTGTGGGAAGCTGACGGGCGTCAGCAATCCCATCACCATCCGAGCATCGGGATCCCGCTTCGGGTCGTGGATGACCGACACGATGACACCCAGCGCTGACAGCCGG GTGTGGTACATGGACGGTTACTACAAGGGCCGCCGCGTCTTGGAGTTCCGGACCTTGAATGACTTCGTGACGGGACAGAACTTCGTGCAGCATCTCCTGCCGCATCCCTGGGCCGGCACCGGCCACGTGGTCTTCAACGGGTCCCTCTACTACAACAAATACCAGAGTAACATCGCGGTGAAGTACCACTTTCGCTCCCGCAGCGTCCTGGTGCAGCGCAGCCTCGCCGGCGCCGGCTACAACAACACCTTCCCTTACTCTTGGGGTGGTTTCTCCGACATCGACTTCATGGTGGACGAGAGCGGGCTGTGGGCCGTCTACACCACCAACCAAAACGCCGGCAACATCGTGGTGAGCCGGGTGGACCCCCAGACGCTGGAAGTCCTGCATAGCTGGGACACGGGTTACCCCAAACGAAGCGCCGGAGAGTCCTTCATGATCTGCGGCACGCTCTACGTCACCAACTCCCACCTTGCCGGTGCCAAGATCTATTTTGCCTACTACACAAACACTTCCAGCTACGAATACACGGATATTCCCTTCCACAACCAGTATTCCCACATATCCATGCTGGACTACAACCCGCGGGAGAGGGTGCTCTACACCTGGAACAACGGCCACCAGGTCATCTACAACGTCACGCTCTTCCACGTCATAAAGACGTCGGGCGAGCTGTGA
- the LOC142030576 gene encoding microtubule-associated protein 1 light chain 3 gamma-like has translation MQPGDSGSRPFKQRKSLATRMHEVTEIRIKYPNKIPVVVERYQKEKTLPPLNRTKFLVSQDLPLSQFAVTLRTRLCLTSSQTFYLLANNKGLPNMAVTMQELYRDNKDEDGFLYLTYASQEMFGSSSSGKPAAA, from the exons ATGCAGCCAGGAGACAGCGGCTCTCGCCCCTTCAAGCAGAGGAAAAGCCTCG CTACCAGGATGCATGAAGTGACAGAGATACGGATAAAATATCCCAACAAGATCCCG GTGGTCGTGGAACGCTACCAGAAGGAGAAAACCTTGCCCCCCTTGAACAGGACCAAGTTTCTGGTGTCCCAGGACCTGCCCCTGTCCCAGTTTGCTGTCACCCTGCG GACGCGGCTCTGCCTGACCTCCTCCCAGACCTTCTACCTGCTGGCGAACAACAAAGGGTTGCCGAACATGGCCGTCACCATGCAGGAGCTGTACCGGGACAACAAGGACGAGGACGGCTTTCTCTACCTGACCTACGCCTCCCAGGAGATGTTCGGCAGCTCTTCCTCCGGCAAGCCAGCGGCTGCTTGA